A segment of the Streptomyces pactum genome:
CGGTGCGGTCCGGGCGCCGTGGTGACCCGCAGCCGGGTACCGGGACGGCCGAGCGGGAGCAGCCGGCGGGTCCGGCCCGGCCGGGCGAACGCAGCGGCATGTGGAGCCAGTTCCTCAACTGGCTCACACGGTGACATGCGCAACATACGCCCGGACTGCCCCTTCCGCATGAAGGTGTAACGGCACGGGTAGTGAGCAACGCGGCATTCAAGTTGCTTACGAGTAAAAGGAGGTTTCGTGGACCACATATCCACGAACGCCGCTTACCCGCCGCCGATCCCCCCGATACCCGCCTCCCCAGGCGGGTATCTCGCTGTGCGGCCCCGGCCGGGGACGGGCCGGTGACCGCCGCACCGATGGACGCGGGCCCGCGGGGCACAGCGACGCTCGGTGCCTTCACGAGCGGCCAGTTGCGAAGACTCGGCGCGGTCGCCGGCCTGTGTGCGGCCGACGCCGAGACCTACGCCCACGTCCTGGCCGACGCGCTGGGACCGGTGGCCGGGCGGCCGCTGAACCAGCCGCCGCCCAGCCGCACGTTCCTGTCCGACGACCACACCCCCGTGGAGTTCTCGCTCTCCTTCCAGATGGACGAGGCTCCCGTCCTGCGGGTGCTCCTGGAACCAGGCTGCGGCGCAGACAGCCTGGCCCAGGGCGGCCGCGTCGGACTCGAGGTGATCCGGGCGATGGCCCGGCGCTGGAACTTCACCACCGGCCCGCTCGACGAACTCCGGGACCTGTTCCTGCCGCCCGATCCGCAAGGCCCCCTGGCCCTGTGGTGCGCCCTGGAGCTGAGACCCGGCGGTGTGCCCAAGGTCAAGGTCTATCTGAACCCGGCCGCGAACGGGGCGGAACGTTCCGCCGGGACGGTGCGCGAGGCTCTGCACCGGCTGGGCCACCGGCACGCCTTCGACGGCCTGCCCCAGGGGAGCGGCTATCCCTTCCTCGCTCTGGACCTGGGGGACTGGGAGGAGCCCCGGGCGAAGGTCTACGTGCGCCACGACGGCCTCACGGCCGGCCAGGCCGGGCGGCTGTGCCGCATGACCCCGGGTCCCGGTCCGGCGGCGATCGAGGGATTCCACCGATCGGCCGCGGGCCTCGGCCCCGGCCTGACCCGGCTCAGCGGACGGCCCGGCCTGTCCTGCCACTCCTTCACCGACACCACCACCGCCCGGCCGAGCGGCTTCACCCTGCACATCCCGGTCAGGGACTACGCACGGCACGACGGGGAGGCCCTGACCCGGGCGGCGGGCGTGCTGCGCCACCACGGCATGGACGCCTCGGTGCTGGTCCGGGCTCTCGCCGCCGTCACCGACCGACGGCCCGAGGACGGCGTGGGGCTGATCGCCTACCTGGCGCTGGCCCACCAGCAGGACCGCCCGCCCCGGGTGACGGCCTACCTCTCCTCGGAGGCGTACGCGGTCAGGCCGCCGGCCGTGGCGGATGACCGCCGGCCGGTGGCGGTGCGCTGAGCGGACCGTCCGGACACCACAGGGCTCCCGGTGGAACGCACCGGGAGCCTGGTCACGGAGGTGGTGGCCCGGCGCCGGCGACGGCGCCCGGCGGGACGGCTACACGGGCAGCGACTCGCGGAACTCCGCCAGGTACGGGCCCACGTCCACCTGGATCGAGGCGCCCTGCGCCCGGCCGTACCGCTGCACGATGCCGGCGAGGTACGTGCCGATCTCCTCGCGCATCCCGTCCGCCGAGGGCAGGTCCGTCTCGCCGCCGACGATCCGCGCCACCCACTGGGCCTGGGCCTCCACCAAGCGGGTGATCGCGCCCACCGGACGGACGAGCCCGACGAAGTACAGTCCCGGCCGGCCGGGCGCGACCACCCGTCTGTACAGCTCGACCGAGCCGTCCGCCGCCACCGGGCAACCGGCGGGCAGGAACGGGAAGGTCAGGTGGAAGCCGGTGCAGTACACGACCGCGTCCGCCGGCACGGAGGTGCCGTCGGTGAAGACGACCCGGCCGCCGTCGAAGGAGGCGATCGCGGGCTTCGGGGTGATGGCACCGTGCCGGATCCGGCTGAGGATCTCGTCCGAGAGGGTCACGGCCGAGGAGAAGAGCGGGTGGTCGGGCTCGGGCAGTCCGTAGTCGGCCAGCCTGCCGCGCGCGACGAGCAGGGCCTGCTCGGCCCACCGGCGTCGCTCGGCGAAGGACATCTCGTTCCACCACGGCGCCTCGGCGATCTCGTCGAGCGACAACCCGAAGAGCTGCTTGGGCACGATGTGCAGTCCCCGGCGCACCGAGAGCACGGTC
Coding sequences within it:
- a CDS encoding tryptophan dimethylallyltransferase family protein — protein: MDAGPRGTATLGAFTSGQLRRLGAVAGLCAADAETYAHVLADALGPVAGRPLNQPPPSRTFLSDDHTPVEFSLSFQMDEAPVLRVLLEPGCGADSLAQGGRVGLEVIRAMARRWNFTTGPLDELRDLFLPPDPQGPLALWCALELRPGGVPKVKVYLNPAANGAERSAGTVREALHRLGHRHAFDGLPQGSGYPFLALDLGDWEEPRAKVYVRHDGLTAGQAGRLCRMTPGPGPAAIEGFHRSAAGLGPGLTRLSGRPGLSCHSFTDTTTARPSGFTLHIPVRDYARHDGEALTRAAGVLRHHGMDASVLVRALAAVTDRRPEDGVGLIAYLALAHQQDRPPRVTAYLSSEAYAVRPPAVADDRRPVAVR
- a CDS encoding flavin-containing monooxygenase, whose product is MRVCVIGAGLSGLAVAHALKERGIGFVCLEKAPDVGGIWRQPEAGERGPGYLSLHLNTAKQLTGYAGFPMPDSYPLYPRHSQVAAYLRTFAEWAGLRDHVELRTEVVSVDQGADGMWTVVSRDADGAVASRRFEQVIVASGHHTDPALPDPLPAGSESFAGTILHSLDYRDGGDFTGRRVVVVGLGASAVDIAADLSRHAAQTVLSVRRGLHIVPKQLFGLSLDEIAEAPWWNEMSFAERRRWAEQALLVARGRLADYGLPEPDHPLFSSAVTLSDEILSRIRHGAITPKPAIASFDGGRVVFTDGTSVPADAVVYCTGFHLTFPFLPAGCPVAADGSVELYRRVVAPGRPGLYFVGLVRPVGAITRLVEAQAQWVARIVGGETDLPSADGMREEIGTYLAGIVQRYGRAQGASIQVDVGPYLAEFRESLPV